One Prinia subflava isolate CZ2003 ecotype Zambia chromosome 17, Cam_Psub_1.2, whole genome shotgun sequence DNA segment encodes these proteins:
- the LITAF gene encoding lipopolysaccharide-induced tumor necrosis factor-alpha factor isoform X2, which translates to MAAPSGNAVPSAPPSYEEAMGINVNYPHPYPVPGPAQKPDGKGMDPPPHMGQPPPANNPITVQTVYVQQPVRLYDRPVQMCCPSCNQMIVTRLSYDSGALTWLSCGGLCLVGCIAGCCLIPFCIDALKDVDHTCPKCNTLIGSYKRL; encoded by the exons ATGGCTGCTCCAAGTGGCAACGCTGTCCCATCTGCACCACCTTCGTATGAGGAAGCCATGGGAATCAATGTGAACTATCCTCACCCCTATCCCgtccctggccctgcacagaagcCAGATGGAAAGGGAATGGACCCTCCCCCACACATGGGACAACCTCCACCAGCAAATAACCCCA TCACTGTTCAGACCGTGTATGTGCAGCAGCCTGTACGGTTGTATGACCGCCCAGTTCAGATGTGCTGCCCTTCCTGTAACCAGATGATTGTGACACGTCTCTCCTACGACTCAGGAGCTTTGACCTGGCTGTCATGTGGTGGCCTCTGCCTGGTGGG GTGTATAGCAGGCTGCTGCTTAATTCCCTTCTGCATTGATGCCTTAAAGGATGTGGATCACACCTGTCCAAAATGCAACACTCTTATTGGTTCTTACAAACGTTTGTAG
- the LITAF gene encoding lipopolysaccharide-induced tumor necrosis factor-alpha factor isoform X1 produces MVLGCAANGKVEDHWFHLSELLAKAADFPIAVTAKCVRSACTSTAFPPSLPGLSRPGTAGSRRVRGSGRGGSRGRARPGQRSALLGNPRGACSRLWGKGRRKRGWGRDGTGQALLTVAAPRGAERSGGLADTARHDIMAAPSGNAVPSAPPSYEEAMGINVNYPHPYPVPGPAQKPDGKGMDPPPHMGQPPPANNPITVQTVYVQQPVRLYDRPVQMCCPSCNQMIVTRLSYDSGALTWLSCGGLCLVGCIAGCCLIPFCIDALKDVDHTCPKCNTLIGSYKRL; encoded by the exons ATGGTGCTTGGCTGCGCTGCTAACGGGAAAGTTGAAGATCACTGGTTTCATCTGAGCGAGCTCTTGGCGAAAGCCGCGGACTTCCCGATCGCCGTGACTGCGAAATGCGTCAGGAGTGCCTGTACTTCCACAgccttccccccttcccttcccgggCTGTCCCGCCCAGGCACTGCCGGGAGCCGGCGGGTCCGGGGGAGCGGCCGAGGCGGCTCCcggggcagggcccggccgggcCAGCGCAGCGCCCTCCTGGGCAACCCCCGCGGCGCCTGCTCGCGGCtctgggggaaggggaggaggaaacgCGGGtggggacgggacgggacgggacaaGCCCTGCTGACGGTGGCTGCACCCAGAGGAGCGGAGAGGAGCGGAGGGCTGGCGGACACTGCTCGGCACG ATATAATGGCTGCTCCAAGTGGCAACGCTGTCCCATCTGCACCACCTTCGTATGAGGAAGCCATGGGAATCAATGTGAACTATCCTCACCCCTATCCCgtccctggccctgcacagaagcCAGATGGAAAGGGAATGGACCCTCCCCCACACATGGGACAACCTCCACCAGCAAATAACCCCA TCACTGTTCAGACCGTGTATGTGCAGCAGCCTGTACGGTTGTATGACCGCCCAGTTCAGATGTGCTGCCCTTCCTGTAACCAGATGATTGTGACACGTCTCTCCTACGACTCAGGAGCTTTGACCTGGCTGTCATGTGGTGGCCTCTGCCTGGTGGG GTGTATAGCAGGCTGCTGCTTAATTCCCTTCTGCATTGATGCCTTAAAGGATGTGGATCACACCTGTCCAAAATGCAACACTCTTATTGGTTCTTACAAACGTTTGTAG